A genome region from Nitrospira sp. includes the following:
- the metH gene encoding methionine synthase yields MPVHEVRDLLRERILILDGAMGTMIQRYKLDEAAFRGERFRNWNKDLKGHNDLLNVTRPDVIEAIHRQYLEAGADIIETNTFNSQSVSLADYGMDDLGYELSKAGAECAKRAVAQVVAAQPARRCFVAGAIGPTTKTSSVSTDSNDAAARGTTYPDLVRAYGEQVRGLLDGGVDLLLVETIFDTLNAKAAFFAIQQLFAEGARQVPIMASVTFIQAGSNRGFSGQTVEGFWNSISHVPLLSVGMNCALGPKEMRPLIEELSQIAPIFVSSHPNAGLPNPLLPTGFPETPDSLAPQLREWAQNGWLNIVGGCCGTTPDHIRSIALAVNGVTPRHPSKVESYLRLSGLEALTVRPESNFVNVGERTNITGSPAFSKLILAGDYDKALTVARQQVEGGAQVIDINMDEGMLDSKAAMQKFLRLLAAESDIARVPIMVDSSKWEVIEEGLRNLQGKGIVNSISLKEGEAKFLEQARLIRRYGAAIVVMAFDERGQADSVARRIEICERSYRLLTEQVGVPPQDIIFDPNILTVATGLEEHNNYAVDFIEATRWIKQHLPLAKVSGGVSNISFSFRGNNVVREAMHAAFLYHAIQAGLDMGIVNAGQLAVYEEIPKDLLTLVEDVLLNRRPDATERLVTFADTVKQKGKTAVKDDEWRTRPVEERLAHALVKGLTDYIDQDVEEARQKSTRPLDVIEGPLMAGMNIVGDLFGSGKMFLPQVVKSARVMKKAVAYLMPFMEAEKLRLGTSRANGKVLLATVKGDVHDIGKNIVGVVLGCNNYEVIDLGVMVSCEKILATAREQQVDMVGLSGLITPSLDEMVHVAKEMTRQGFTMPLLIGGATTSKAHTAVKIAPSYGHATVHVLDASRAVGVVGSLINDEQRGSFSAGVRADYDRIRQAHQDRGSKTLRSLEEARKRRLATEWATVDIPTPSFIGLRQIDRMPLRELVPYIDWSPFFHTWELRGRYPSILDDATVGPKAKELLADAQALLEEIIQGDLLTARGVYGFFPANSTGDDIQLYRDQDRREVLATFHTLRQQMEKPADQFNLALADYVAPKDSGRADYVGAFVVTAGIGVPALCAKYENDHDDYNSIMVKALADRLAEAFAEWLHQQARVEWGYGKTEVLTTEDMIRERYRGIRPAPGYPACPDHTEKRTLFDLLKAEAQSGVTLTESYAMLPAAAVSGLYFAHPEAKYFAVGKINRDQVEDYATRKNLPVGEVERWLSPNLNYDA; encoded by the coding sequence ATGCCGGTACATGAAGTTCGAGACCTCCTGCGAGAACGCATCCTCATCCTGGACGGTGCCATGGGCACCATGATTCAGCGTTATAAGCTGGACGAAGCCGCGTTTCGCGGAGAGCGTTTTCGAAACTGGAACAAAGATCTCAAGGGACACAACGACCTCCTGAATGTGACCCGGCCGGATGTCATTGAAGCCATTCACCGGCAGTACCTTGAAGCCGGGGCGGATATCATCGAGACCAATACGTTTAACTCGCAGTCCGTGTCGTTGGCCGATTACGGCATGGACGACCTGGGATATGAGTTGTCGAAAGCCGGAGCCGAATGCGCCAAGCGAGCCGTGGCACAGGTCGTCGCGGCGCAGCCCGCGCGGCGCTGTTTCGTAGCGGGGGCGATCGGCCCCACCACCAAAACCTCCTCTGTCTCGACCGATTCGAACGATGCGGCGGCACGCGGGACGACGTATCCCGACTTGGTGCGAGCCTATGGCGAGCAGGTGCGCGGGTTGCTGGATGGCGGCGTGGATCTGCTCCTGGTCGAGACGATTTTCGACACGCTCAACGCCAAGGCGGCATTTTTTGCTATTCAACAGCTGTTTGCGGAAGGGGCCAGGCAGGTGCCGATCATGGCCTCGGTTACCTTCATTCAAGCCGGGAGCAATCGCGGGTTTTCAGGGCAGACGGTCGAAGGATTCTGGAATTCCATCTCGCATGTGCCGCTGCTCAGCGTCGGTATGAACTGCGCATTGGGGCCGAAGGAAATGCGTCCCCTGATCGAAGAACTCTCGCAGATCGCGCCGATTTTTGTGAGTAGCCATCCGAATGCCGGATTGCCGAATCCGTTGCTGCCGACAGGGTTTCCCGAAACGCCGGACTCCTTGGCGCCGCAGTTGCGTGAGTGGGCCCAGAACGGTTGGTTGAATATCGTCGGCGGCTGTTGCGGGACGACGCCTGACCATATCCGCTCCATCGCGCTGGCCGTGAACGGCGTGACGCCGCGGCATCCGTCCAAGGTCGAGTCCTATTTGCGCCTGAGCGGCCTGGAAGCCTTGACGGTACGGCCTGAGTCCAACTTCGTCAATGTCGGGGAGCGTACCAATATTACCGGCTCACCGGCCTTTTCGAAGCTCATCCTGGCCGGTGACTATGACAAGGCGCTGACCGTCGCGCGTCAGCAGGTGGAGGGCGGGGCGCAGGTCATCGACATCAATATGGACGAGGGTATGTTGGATTCCAAAGCGGCGATGCAGAAGTTTCTGCGGCTGCTGGCGGCGGAGTCGGACATTGCCCGCGTGCCGATCATGGTGGACAGCTCCAAGTGGGAGGTCATCGAAGAAGGCCTTCGCAACCTGCAGGGGAAGGGCATCGTCAATTCCATCAGCCTGAAGGAAGGCGAGGCGAAGTTTCTCGAGCAGGCGCGGCTCATCCGCCGGTACGGGGCGGCCATCGTGGTCATGGCGTTCGATGAACGGGGCCAGGCCGACTCGGTGGCGCGACGGATCGAGATTTGTGAGCGGTCCTATCGCTTACTGACGGAACAGGTTGGAGTGCCGCCGCAGGATATTATTTTCGATCCCAACATCCTCACGGTTGCGACCGGCCTTGAAGAACACAACAACTACGCGGTCGATTTCATCGAAGCCACCCGTTGGATCAAGCAGCACTTGCCGCTGGCGAAGGTCAGCGGCGGCGTCAGCAATATTTCGTTCTCGTTCCGCGGCAATAACGTTGTGCGCGAGGCGATGCATGCCGCGTTCCTCTACCATGCCATTCAGGCCGGTCTCGATATGGGTATCGTCAATGCGGGACAGCTGGCTGTGTATGAGGAGATTCCCAAAGATCTGCTGACGCTGGTCGAGGACGTGTTGTTGAATCGACGGCCGGACGCCACGGAGCGGCTGGTGACCTTTGCCGATACGGTCAAGCAGAAGGGCAAGACGGCGGTCAAGGACGATGAGTGGCGCACGAGACCGGTCGAGGAGCGCCTGGCTCATGCGCTCGTGAAGGGTCTGACGGATTACATCGATCAGGATGTGGAGGAAGCGCGGCAAAAATCCACCCGGCCGCTCGACGTGATCGAGGGTCCGTTGATGGCCGGGATGAACATCGTGGGCGATCTGTTCGGATCGGGAAAAATGTTTTTGCCCCAAGTCGTGAAGAGTGCTCGAGTCATGAAGAAGGCCGTGGCCTATCTCATGCCGTTTATGGAAGCGGAAAAATTACGCTTGGGCACCTCACGGGCGAACGGCAAGGTGCTGCTCGCGACGGTCAAGGGCGATGTGCACGATATCGGCAAGAACATCGTGGGCGTGGTGTTGGGATGCAACAACTATGAAGTCATCGATCTTGGCGTGATGGTGTCTTGCGAAAAGATTTTGGCGACGGCCCGCGAGCAACAGGTGGATATGGTCGGCCTCAGCGGGTTGATCACCCCCTCGTTGGATGAAATGGTGCATGTGGCCAAGGAGATGACGCGGCAAGGATTCACGATGCCGTTGCTCATCGGCGGGGCCACCACCAGCAAAGCGCACACGGCGGTGAAGATTGCGCCCTCCTACGGTCATGCGACGGTGCATGTGCTCGACGCATCGCGGGCCGTCGGTGTCGTGGGGAGTTTGATCAATGACGAGCAGCGGGGGAGTTTCTCGGCCGGTGTTCGCGCCGACTACGATCGCATCCGTCAGGCGCATCAGGATCGTGGCTCGAAGACCCTGCGCAGCCTGGAAGAAGCTCGGAAGCGCAGGCTGGCGACCGAGTGGGCCACGGTCGATATTCCAACGCCGTCGTTCATCGGCCTGCGTCAGATCGATCGGATGCCCTTGCGGGAGTTGGTGCCGTACATCGATTGGTCGCCGTTTTTTCATACGTGGGAGTTGCGCGGCCGGTATCCGTCGATTCTGGACGATGCAACGGTGGGGCCGAAGGCCAAGGAACTGCTGGCCGATGCGCAGGCCTTATTGGAAGAAATCATCCAGGGTGATCTGCTGACGGCCCGCGGCGTCTACGGATTTTTTCCAGCCAATAGCACGGGTGATGATATTCAGCTGTATCGGGATCAGGATCGGCGTGAGGTGCTCGCCACCTTCCACACGCTCCGGCAACAGATGGAGAAGCCGGCCGATCAGTTCAACCTCGCGCTTGCGGACTATGTTGCGCCCAAGGACTCGGGACGTGCCGACTACGTGGGGGCATTTGTGGTCACGGCCGGCATCGGCGTGCCGGCGCTCTGTGCGAAGTACGAGAATGACCATGACGATTACAATTCCATCATGGTCAAGGCCCTGGCGGATCGGCTGGCGGAGGCCTTTGCTGAATGGCTCCATCAGCAGGCGCGGGTCGAATGGGGATATGGCAAGACCGAAGTGCTGACAACTGAGGACATGATTCGCGAGCGGTACCGCGGGATCCGTCCGGCTCCGGGTTATCCGGCTTGTCCGGATCACACGGAGAAGCGAACGCTCTTTGATCTCCTCAAGGCCGAGGCTCAGTCGGGGGTGACGCTGACCGAATCCTATGCCATGCTGCCTGCCGCTGCGGTCAGCGGCTTGTATTTTGCGCATCCGGAGGCGAAGTATTTCGCCGTGGGCAAGATCAATCGCGATCAGGTGGAGGATTATGCCACGCGCAAGAACCTGCCGGTCGGCGAAGTGGAACGGTGGTTGTCTCCCAATCTGAACTACGATGCGTAA
- a CDS encoding HD domain-containing phosphohydrolase: MSLSSVTEVTTQQAILENRNILIVDDEEPIRRLLGYLLEPHGYKVALAGEAREARQRMETGDYALVLCDVNMPGESGMDLIRHILTQYPTTAVIMITGLDSPVLANAALDMGAFGYVIKPFEANEVLINVANALRRRRLEIENAMHRENLEEVVRTRTIALQQALEWLERSEKELRLSREETIQRLAIAAEYRDSSTAQHIQRMSQYCELLARRYGLSPDRCDLIRTASPMHDIGKIGTPDHVLLKPGKFTPEEFKVITQHTEIGYRILAGSDSELLKIAALIAWTHHERFDGTGYPRGLKGDTIPLEGRITAIADNFDALTTQRVYKPAYDFDHAKELMLNERGTHFDPELLDIFFDSMDEITRIYNQFSDPTWLSTSRHRIITQDQGEVL, translated from the coding sequence ATGAGCCTTTCCAGCGTCACCGAAGTCACCACCCAACAAGCCATCCTGGAAAACCGCAATATCCTGATTGTGGATGATGAGGAGCCTATCCGCCGACTGCTCGGCTACCTGCTCGAACCCCATGGCTACAAAGTAGCCCTGGCAGGGGAGGCCCGTGAGGCCAGGCAGCGGATGGAGACCGGCGACTACGCTCTGGTACTGTGCGATGTGAACATGCCGGGCGAGTCCGGCATGGATCTCATTCGCCACATCCTGACCCAATATCCCACGACCGCCGTTATCATGATTACGGGCCTCGACAGCCCCGTTCTCGCGAACGCCGCCTTGGACATGGGTGCGTTCGGCTACGTCATCAAACCCTTCGAGGCGAACGAAGTCCTGATTAACGTGGCAAACGCCTTGCGACGGCGCAGGCTGGAGATCGAAAACGCCATGCATCGGGAGAATCTGGAGGAAGTCGTCCGGACCAGGACGATTGCGCTTCAGCAGGCACTGGAGTGGCTGGAACGGAGCGAGAAGGAATTACGCCTTTCCCGTGAAGAAACCATTCAACGGCTCGCCATCGCCGCCGAATACCGCGATAGTTCAACCGCGCAGCATATTCAACGCATGAGCCAGTACTGCGAACTGCTGGCGCGTCGCTACGGGCTTTCGCCGGACCGCTGTGACCTGATCCGGACCGCCAGCCCCATGCACGACATCGGCAAGATCGGCACCCCCGACCATGTGCTGCTCAAGCCCGGCAAGTTCACACCCGAAGAATTCAAGGTGATCACTCAACATACGGAAATCGGCTATAGAATTCTGGCCGGGTCGGATTCGGAGCTCTTGAAGATCGCCGCCCTCATCGCCTGGACCCACCACGAGCGCTTCGACGGCACCGGCTACCCGCGCGGACTGAAAGGCGACACGATTCCGCTCGAGGGTCGGATCACCGCCATCGCCGATAACTTCGATGCCTTGACCACCCAGCGCGTCTACAAGCCGGCGTATGATTTCGATCACGCAAAGGAGCTGATGCTCAACGAGCGAGGTACCCACTTCGATCCGGAGCTGCTGGATATCTTCTTCGATTCGATGGACGAGATTACACGCATTTACAATCAATTTTCCGATCCGACTTGGCTCTCTACCTCCCGGCACCGGATCATCACCCAGGACCAGGGGGAGGTGTTATGA
- the rph gene encoding ribonuclease PH: MGSGAGLGRIDGRRRDQIRPVKVTRGFTKHAEGSVLIEMGDTKVICTASIEEKVPPFLKGKGTGWVTAEYAMLPRATHDRSPRESVKGKQGGRTLEIQRLVGRALRAVIDTGRLGERTIWIDCDVIQADGGTRTASITGSFIALADAVAVLRKKELIKVNPLTDYLAAISIGKVGGQVMVDLAYEEDSHAEVDLNLVMTGAGQYVEVQGTAEKTPFNKKDMDEFLDLGWGAIRELVELQKSLIGSLS, from the coding sequence ATGGGGAGCGGAGCAGGGCTCGGTCGAATCGATGGCCGTCGGAGGGATCAAATCCGACCGGTCAAGGTCACGCGCGGTTTTACAAAACATGCCGAAGGCTCCGTCCTGATCGAAATGGGGGACACGAAGGTCATCTGCACGGCGTCGATTGAAGAAAAGGTGCCACCGTTTCTGAAGGGAAAAGGCACCGGCTGGGTCACCGCCGAATATGCCATGCTGCCTCGGGCTACGCACGATCGTTCACCCCGGGAATCCGTCAAGGGCAAGCAGGGCGGCCGCACACTGGAGATTCAGCGGTTGGTCGGACGCGCCCTCCGTGCCGTGATTGATACGGGTCGCCTGGGCGAACGCACCATCTGGATCGATTGTGATGTGATTCAGGCCGACGGAGGAACCCGCACCGCATCTATTACCGGCTCATTTATTGCTCTCGCGGATGCCGTCGCAGTGCTCAGAAAGAAGGAGCTGATCAAGGTCAATCCGTTGACCGACTACCTGGCGGCCATCAGCATCGGCAAGGTCGGGGGGCAGGTCATGGTCGATCTGGCCTATGAAGAAGACTCGCATGCCGAGGTGGATTTGAATCTGGTGATGACCGGCGCCGGACAATATGTCGAAGTACAGGGAACGGCTGAAAAAACGCCGTTCAATAAAAAAGACATGGATGAGTTTCTGGATCTCGGGTGGGGAGCGATCCGCGAATTGGTCGAGTTGCAAAAATCGTTGATCGGTTCGCTGAGCTAA
- a CDS encoding XTP/dITP diphosphatase, with translation MQIVLATRNQHKKQELVALLGGMDISIRTLDEFPDAPDVVEDGETCEANAMKKAVEIARYTGLPAVADDTGLEVDALGGRPGVFAARYAGEQATYEDNCRKLLHELQGVPAEQRGARFVTVAAIAFPAGKTLSTKGVLEGMIAEEAVGSRGFGYDPVFVLPEYHQTLAQLSPDVKNRISHRARAFTQAKTLLAQMMAEQNSVGA, from the coding sequence ATGCAGATTGTGCTGGCAACCAGGAATCAACATAAGAAGCAGGAGCTGGTTGCCCTGTTAGGCGGCATGGATATTTCCATCCGGACACTCGATGAGTTTCCCGACGCTCCCGATGTGGTTGAAGACGGCGAGACCTGTGAAGCCAACGCGATGAAAAAAGCCGTCGAAATTGCCCGATACACGGGGTTGCCCGCAGTGGCCGATGATACCGGGCTGGAAGTCGATGCCCTTGGCGGTCGCCCGGGTGTTTTTGCGGCACGGTACGCCGGGGAACAGGCCACCTACGAAGACAATTGCCGGAAGTTATTGCACGAGCTGCAGGGCGTGCCTGCCGAACAGCGAGGAGCTCGCTTTGTGACCGTGGCGGCGATTGCGTTTCCTGCCGGCAAGACGCTCTCGACCAAGGGAGTGCTCGAAGGAATGATTGCCGAAGAGGCGGTGGGCTCCCGTGGCTTCGGGTATGACCCGGTCTTCGTCCTGCCGGAGTATCATCAGACGCTGGCTCAGTTGTCGCCGGATGTGAAAAATCGAATCAGCCATCGGGCCCGTGCCTTTACTCAGGCCAAGACTCTGCTCGCGCAGATGATGGCGGAACAGAACTCAGTCGGGGCGTAG
- a CDS encoding RHS repeat-associated core domain-containing protein, with protein sequence MHGLKLENKSHTVLILICDEIAQGYGCDPASQVTNILHQLTATSMPINKADYVYNPVGNRTSLTDRRGAQAFGYDQLDRLTSASHPLLLDPQAFAYDAVGNRTTGRTVVNQGNQLTADANFAYQYDDNGNLTRKTLLATGNYTHYTYDAENRLTQVQEFAAGNPTAITTSSYRYDGLGRRIEKVANGQTKRYIYDGEDILLEYDGSNVLQARYTHGPGIDEPIAVTKGATTFFYHQDGLGSVTDLTDSAGATAKSYSYDAYGNILDSPGTVDQPYTYTGRELDQETGLSYYRARTYDSAVGRFIQKDPIGLRGGLNVYEYTQSSPTNLSDPLGNCPWCVAGALAGLTDLSTQLLMNGFRIECVSWTQVGLSALGGAAGVGIAQKFAQVSTVVGGASRPTYRFFKAKNVGRIESHPIRASAPDWATYPHWHLDGFDGAFRKYHLPLIEPLAAGVSAAINLSKDDCGCSAQ encoded by the coding sequence TTGCATGGCTTGAAGCTCGAAAATAAATCCCACACAGTTTTGATTTTAATCTGCGACGAAATCGCACAGGGCTACGGCTGCGATCCCGCCAGTCAGGTCACGAATATCCTGCATCAACTCACGGCCACCAGCATGCCCATCAACAAAGCCGACTACGTCTATAACCCGGTCGGCAATCGGACGAGTCTCACGGACAGAAGAGGCGCCCAGGCCTTCGGCTACGATCAGCTGGATCGACTGACCAGTGCCAGCCATCCCTTGCTGCTGGATCCACAGGCCTTTGCCTATGATGCGGTGGGGAACAGAACGACAGGCAGGACGGTGGTCAACCAAGGGAATCAACTCACCGCGGATGCGAACTTTGCGTATCAATACGATGACAATGGCAATCTGACGAGGAAGACGCTCCTCGCCACCGGCAACTATACGCACTACACGTATGATGCGGAGAACCGGCTGACGCAGGTGCAGGAGTTCGCCGCTGGCAATCCAACGGCGATTACGACCAGCAGCTATCGCTACGACGGGTTAGGGAGACGGATTGAAAAGGTCGCCAACGGGCAGACCAAGCGCTACATCTACGACGGCGAAGATATTCTGCTGGAGTACGACGGCAGCAATGTCCTGCAAGCGCGCTACACGCATGGGCCGGGGATTGACGAGCCGATTGCGGTGACCAAAGGTGCGACCACCTTTTTCTACCACCAAGATGGATTGGGAAGCGTAACCGATCTCACCGATTCGGCAGGAGCCACAGCCAAGAGTTACAGCTACGACGCGTATGGCAACATTCTGGACTCGCCCGGCACGGTGGACCAGCCGTATACGTATACCGGGCGGGAGTTGGACCAAGAGACGGGGCTCTCTTATTACAGAGCACGCACCTATGACTCTGCAGTCGGGCGCTTCATCCAGAAAGATCCAATCGGTCTAAGGGGAGGGCTCAACGTTTATGAGTATACGCAGAGCAGTCCCACCAATCTCAGCGATCCGTTAGGAAACTGTCCTTGGTGCGTAGCCGGAGCCCTTGCAGGGCTGACGGATCTGTCCACTCAGTTGCTGATGAATGGATTCCGCATCGAATGCGTCAGTTGGACTCAGGTTGGTCTTTCAGCATTGGGTGGTGCTGCGGGAGTGGGAATTGCGCAGAAGTTTGCTCAGGTGAGCACGGTGGTTGGCGGAGCCAGTCGACCAACATATCGCTTCTTTAAAGCAAAGAATGTTGGGCGAATTGAATCGCATCCAATTCGAGCCTCTGCGCCAGATTGGGCGACCTATCCGCATTGGCACCTTGATGGGTTTGACGGAGCCTTCCGGAAATACCATTTGCCCCTCATTGAGCCGCTTGCGGCAGGAGTTTCAGCGGCCATCAATCTCTCAAAAGACGATTGTGGATGTTCTGCCCAATGA
- a CDS encoding GNAT family N-acetyltransferase: MNRRIEKLQQHHPVEAFDCGREALNLFLQKYALQNQQSGGAQTYVGLADHTVIGYYALAVGSVEQQHAPERVKKGLGKHSIPIMLLARLAVDLRWQKQGVGAALLKDATLRTLQASDIAGIRALVVHAKDESARMFYERFDFLPSPSDPLHLFVLLKDIRKIKAVSKP; this comes from the coding sequence TTGAATAGGCGTATCGAGAAACTTCAACAGCATCACCCAGTTGAAGCATTCGACTGTGGACGGGAAGCGCTCAATCTCTTTCTCCAAAAGTACGCACTACAGAACCAGCAGAGCGGAGGAGCGCAAACCTATGTGGGGTTGGCCGATCACACCGTTATCGGCTACTACGCTCTCGCTGTAGGGTCGGTGGAGCAACAGCATGCTCCAGAGCGAGTGAAGAAGGGACTGGGCAAACATTCCATTCCTATCATGTTGCTTGCACGGCTGGCTGTAGATCTCCGCTGGCAGAAACAAGGAGTTGGCGCCGCGCTCTTGAAAGATGCAACCCTGCGGACGCTTCAGGCGTCCGATATTGCCGGAATTCGTGCCTTGGTGGTCCACGCGAAAGATGAGAGCGCGAGGATGTTTTATGAGCGCTTCGATTTCCTCCCCTCGCCTAGCGATCCGCTACACCTTTTCGTTCTTCTCAAAGACATTCGGAAGATAAAGGCTGTGTCAAAGCCTTAG
- a CDS encoding DUF1778 domain-containing protein, whose product MAVRTLRTEKLDLRVSPSAKRTLEAAASVSNRTVSAFVLESALARADEALADRRVFQLSKAKWTEFLAALDAPTRPLTRMQDLLTEPGFFEAPAPPSLKAKR is encoded by the coding sequence ATGGCAGTCCGTACACTCCGTACTGAAAAACTAGACCTTCGGGTAAGCCCCTCAGCCAAGCGCACGCTGGAAGCTGCCGCCTCCGTCTCTAATCGCACAGTGAGCGCGTTTGTCCTTGAAAGTGCATTGGCTCGTGCAGATGAAGCATTGGCGGATCGCCGGGTGTTCCAATTGAGTAAAGCGAAATGGACTGAATTCTTGGCGGCGCTCGATGCCCCCACTCGTCCCCTCACTCGGATGCAGGATCTCTTGACGGAGCCTGGCTTCTTCGAAGCGCCCGCACCACCAAGCCTTAAAGCAAAACGTTGA